One Ignisphaera sp. DNA window includes the following coding sequences:
- a CDS encoding tRNA (adenine-N1)-methyltransferase — protein sequence MTPVLSQNEVFNYGDYVLIYIDKRRKILTRLKQGEKISSDKGIIIADDIVGKEKGSQIKTSLNIRAWALKPLIMDYIDKGLKRVTQVIYPKDLGFIILMLGLGPGAKVLEAGVGSGNTTALLAYIVKPDGHVYGYDIREEFLKVAKENLEKLGLDKYVTLKLADVRKGIDETGFDAAVIDMPDPWEALEALHISLKPSAPIAFFIPSIQQLIKLYNALEDFGGFIDIRAFEIMLREFELSRVAIRPSTYMVGHTGFIVFARKIVKSS from the coding sequence ATGACACCAGTTCTGAGCCAAAATGAGGTATTTAACTATGGCGATTATGTGTTAATATACATTGATAAGAGGAGAAAAATTCTCACAAGACTCAAACAAGGAGAGAAAATATCGTCAGACAAGGGCATTATAATAGCCGATGACATTGTTGGAAAAGAGAAGGGATCCCAAATAAAAACCTCGTTAAACATTAGAGCATGGGCCTTAAAACCACTCATCATGGACTATATCGACAAGGGTTTGAAAAGAGTTACACAGGTAATTTATCCAAAGGACTTGGGCTTCATAATACTAATGCTTGGTCTAGGACCTGGCGCCAAGGTGTTGGAAGCGGGGGTTGGATCTGGCAATACAACTGCCTTATTAGCATATATTGTTAAACCTGATGGCCATGTATACGGCTATGATATTAGAGAAGAGTTTCTGAAAGTGGCTAAGGAGAACCTCGAAAAGCTGGGACTAGATAAATATGTTACCTTGAAACTTGCTGATGTGAGAAAAGGCATAGACGAAACAGGTTTCGATGCAGCGGTTATTGACATGCCGGATCCTTGGGAAGCTCTAGAAGCTCTGCATATCTCTCTAAAGCCATCTGCACCAATAGCATTCTTCATACCATCGATACAGCAGCTTATAAAACTGTACAATGCTTTAGAGGATTTCGGTGGCTTCATAGATATTAGAGCTTTTGAGATAATGCTAAGAGAATTCGAGTTATCGAGAGTAGCTATAAGGCCCTCTACCTACATGGTTGGCCATACAGGTTTCATAGTGTTTGCAAGAAAAATAGTTAAAAGCAGCTAG
- a CDS encoding ribbon-helix-helix domain-containing protein, with product MRIVTVKMPESYLEAIDELVKMGRYTSRSEVIRTAIRELLKKELWENGYSLEKPRKKGGRSKVIEVIEEI from the coding sequence ATGCGTATTGTAACAGTAAAAATGCCAGAATCTTATCTTGAAGCAATTGATGAGTTAGTGAAAATGGGGAGGTACACATCAAGAAGTGAGGTTATAAGAACAGCAATTAGAGAGCTGTTGAAGAAAGAGCTATGGGAGAATGGTTATAGTTTGGAGAAGCCTAGAAAGAAGGGTGGTAGGTCTAAGGTTATCGAAGTAATAGAAGAGATATAG
- a CDS encoding carbon-nitrogen hydrolase family protein, whose translation MQLNSINIDVAVIHTSIELGTRKRNIAKIKDLLEKLLKHQRYVDIVILPQMVNGVPIYEIEFKKTLKISSETIPGPTTDEMGKLARNYGVNLVVGPLIERRGSRLYRSVVCIGKDGDVKKVIRQVAPNNKFSGYSQVPYMVLGNARIGFLIADDLFYPEISFTFSILNIDIIVIYPSINQDIYRQQQATVVRTIESGSMGLMVGGIFEYKQDVLATVPTIVIDENGEEIERIDMDEKVVAMSVSTKHVDRVNVNARFKIIKELKKMLHSKKFSSQNT comes from the coding sequence ATGCAGCTGAATAGTATTAACATAGATGTGGCTGTAATTCATACAAGCATAGAATTAGGAACTAGAAAGAGGAACATAGCCAAGATTAAAGACTTACTAGAAAAGTTGCTGAAACACCAGAGATACGTTGATATTGTGATACTGCCTCAGATGGTTAATGGGGTTCCAATATATGAGATAGAATTCAAAAAAACACTCAAAATATCGAGTGAAACAATACCTGGGCCAACAACAGATGAAATGGGTAAGTTGGCCAGGAACTATGGTGTAAACCTAGTCGTCGGACCATTGATAGAGCGCAGAGGCTCTAGGTTGTATAGATCTGTAGTATGCATAGGTAAAGATGGGGATGTAAAAAAGGTTATTAGACAGGTTGCACCAAACAATAAGTTTAGTGGGTATTCGCAAGTTCCATACATGGTGTTGGGCAATGCCAGAATAGGATTTTTAATAGCTGACGATCTTTTCTATCCAGAAATATCATTCACCTTTTCCATCTTGAATATAGATATTATAGTGATTTATCCTAGTATAAACCAAGACATTTATAGGCAACAACAGGCAACTGTTGTAAGAACTATAGAGTCTGGTAGCATGGGTTTAATGGTTGGCGGAATATTTGAGTATAAACAGGATGTATTAGCTACGGTGCCAACAATTGTTATCGATGAAAATGGTGAAGAGATTGAAAGAATTGACATGGATGAAAAAGTTGTTGCTATGAGTGTTTCTACAAAACATGTAGATAGAGTCAACGTTAATGCGAGATTCAAAATCATAAAGGAGCTGAAAAAAATGTTGCACAGCAAAAAATTTTCAAGTCAAAATACATGA